In Macadamia integrifolia cultivar HAES 741 chromosome 1, SCU_Mint_v3, whole genome shotgun sequence, a single window of DNA contains:
- the LOC122085552 gene encoding tRNA (guanine-N(7)-)-methyltransferase-like isoform X1 encodes MSENKMPNPKISKSSHLPRKRFYRARAHSNPLSDSHFPVPITPSQVDYSLHYPHFFASNEISDDNGDVTGIHQAPSPTDCSKRIQFADIGCGFGGLLVSLATLFPKTLMIGMELRDKVTEYVHERILALREANPGQYQNISVVRTNSMKYIPNFFQKGQLLKMFFLFPDPHFKEKNHRRRVISPHLLDEYAYTLEVGGMIYTITDVEELGDWMKTCLEGHPLFEALTEEELKADPVVKLLTSATEEGQKVARNGGQTFQAVYRRIAAPQEDSG; translated from the coding sequence ATGTCTGAAAATAAAATGCCAAACCCAAAGATCAGCAAATCAAGCCACCTACCTAGGAAGCGTTTCTACAGAGCACGAGCGCACAGCAACCCACTGAGTGATTCCCACTTCCCAGTCCCCATCACACCTTCACAGGTAGATTATTCCCTCCATTATCCACATTTCTTCGCATCAAATGAAATCAGTGATGACAATGGTGATGTGACCGGCATACACCAAGCACCATCTCCCACTGACTGTTCAAAAAGAATCCAGTTTGCAGACATTGGTTGTGGCTTTGGAGGCTTGCTTGTCAGCCTAGCAACACTCTTTCCTAAAACTCTAATGATTGGAATGGAGCTTAGGGATAAAGTAACAGAATATGTCCATGAACGGATCTTGGCCTTGAGGGAAGCGAACCCTGGACAGTACCAAAACATCTCTGTGGTTCGGACCAATTCGATGAAATATATTCCAAATTTCTTCCAGAAAGGGCAACTGCTGAAAATGTTCTTCTTGTTCCCGGATCCTCACTTTAAGGAGAAGAATCATCGTCGTCGAGTGATAAGCCCACACTTGCTTGATGAGTATGCTTACACACTTGAAGTAGGCGGTATGATATACACAATTACTGACGTGGAAGAGCTTGGGGATTGGATGAAGACTTGTTTGGAGGGTCACCCTCTCTTTGAAGCACTCACAGAAGAAGAGCTTAAAGCTGACCCAGTGGTGAAGCTCTTGACTTCTGCTACAGAGGAAGGGCAGAAGGTGGCTCGAAATGGAGGTCAGACTTTTCAAGCAGTTTACAGACGCATAGCAGCCCCTCAGGAAGATAGCGGGTGA
- the LOC122085552 gene encoding tRNA (guanine-N(7)-)-methyltransferase-like isoform X2, whose product MSENKMPNPKISKSSHLPRKRFYRARAHSNPLSDSHFPVPITPSQFADIGCGFGGLLVSLATLFPKTLMIGMELRDKVTEYVHERILALREANPGQYQNISVVRTNSMKYIPNFFQKGQLLKMFFLFPDPHFKEKNHRRRVISPHLLDEYAYTLEVGGMIYTITDVEELGDWMKTCLEGHPLFEALTEEELKADPVVKLLTSATEEGQKVARNGGQTFQAVYRRIAAPQEDSG is encoded by the exons ATGTCTGAAAATAAAATGCCAAACCCAAAGATCAGCAAATCAAGCCACCTACCTAGGAAGCGTTTCTACAGAGCACGAGCGCACAGCAACCCACTGAGTGATTCCCACTTCCCAGTCCCCATCACACCTTCACAG TTTGCAGACATTGGTTGTGGCTTTGGAGGCTTGCTTGTCAGCCTAGCAACACTCTTTCCTAAAACTCTAATGATTGGAATGGAGCTTAGGGATAAAGTAACAGAATATGTCCATGAACGGATCTTGGCCTTGAGGGAAGCGAACCCTGGACAGTACCAAAACATCTCTGTGGTTCGGACCAATTCGATGAAATATATTCCAAATTTCTTCCAGAAAGGGCAACTGCTGAAAATGTTCTTCTTGTTCCCGGATCCTCACTTTAAGGAGAAGAATCATCGTCGTCGAGTGATAAGCCCACACTTGCTTGATGAGTATGCTTACACACTTGAAGTAGGCGGTATGATATACACAATTACTGACGTGGAAGAGCTTGGGGATTGGATGAAGACTTGTTTGGAGGGTCACCCTCTCTTTGAAGCACTCACAGAAGAAGAGCTTAAAGCTGACCCAGTGGTGAAGCTCTTGACTTCTGCTACAGAGGAAGGGCAGAAGGTGGCTCGAAATGGAGGTCAGACTTTTCAAGCAGTTTACAGACGCATAGCAGCCCCTCAGGAAGATAGCGGGTGA